The following are from one region of the Hydrogenophaga sp. BPS33 genome:
- a CDS encoding alpha/beta fold hydrolase, whose amino-acid sequence MNRIDIAGIGLEVAHVPGATDKAPLVFLHEGLGSVAMWQQRDRHWPTELCAATQRTGWLFSRRGYGQSDPVVDVRGEPRWSGEWHIGRHEPDYMHHEAWWVLPQLLERLNISEPILVGHSDGATIALLHASRHAVTACVAIAPHVFVEDVSVHAITQAKAAYESPESPLRQRLSRYHADVDNAFWQWNDVWLSRAFRGFDMRAQCRTITAPLLLVQGAEDEYGTLAQLRDIAREVSHAQQLELPHCGHSPHRDQPLMLTDALTRFMGELR is encoded by the coding sequence ATGAACCGCATCGACATCGCAGGTATCGGCCTCGAAGTGGCCCATGTTCCAGGCGCCACCGACAAAGCCCCGTTGGTTTTTCTGCACGAGGGTCTGGGCAGCGTTGCCATGTGGCAGCAACGCGATCGGCACTGGCCCACCGAACTGTGCGCGGCCACGCAGCGGACCGGCTGGCTCTTCTCGCGTCGGGGCTACGGGCAATCCGATCCCGTGGTGGATGTGCGCGGCGAGCCGCGCTGGAGCGGCGAATGGCACATCGGGCGCCACGAGCCAGACTACATGCACCACGAAGCGTGGTGGGTCCTGCCACAGCTGTTGGAGCGCCTGAACATTTCCGAACCGATCCTCGTCGGGCATTCGGACGGCGCCACCATTGCACTGCTGCACGCCAGCCGCCATGCGGTCACAGCGTGCGTGGCCATCGCACCCCACGTGTTCGTGGAAGACGTATCGGTACACGCCATCACACAAGCCAAGGCCGCGTATGAAAGTCCCGAGAGCCCCTTGCGACAGCGTTTGAGCCGTTACCACGCGGATGTCGACAACGCATTCTGGCAATGGAACGACGTCTGGCTGAGCCGCGCCTTCCGCGGGTTTGACATGCGAGCGCAATGCCGCACCATCACAGCCCCGCTGCTGCTGGTGCAAGGTGCCGAGGACGAATATGGCACGCTGGCGCAACTGCGGGACATCGCACGCGAAGTCTCCCACGCTCAACAGCTTGAATTGCCCCACTGCGGCCACAGTCCACACCGCGATCAACCGCTCATGCTGACCGACGCCCTCACGCGATTCATGGGCGAACTCCGCTGA
- a CDS encoding DUF2726 domain-containing protein, with translation MNHLLNPWLLAVLALALLALGAFLHGMWVDRQTRERRRIPKHWPLSTRALANSEEARVWHWLARAFYDHHIMIKLPVTRFTLPRDREQSMNWYKLLGSVYCTFTVCRPDGRVIGCLDVPGSAGLPRSTRTLKHSLLTQCGLPYWVVRSNSLPTVAEIRAEFLGESALNHSGREREMEERAIVAAQANLRTALTRQRNNRHSDFGPLSNWPNSTTGDPRSDFNSQWQENSFLMPLDSRRGDLL, from the coding sequence ATGAACCATTTGCTCAATCCATGGCTGCTGGCCGTGCTGGCGCTGGCGCTCCTCGCGCTGGGAGCGTTTCTGCACGGCATGTGGGTTGACAGGCAGACTCGGGAACGGCGCCGCATTCCCAAGCACTGGCCCCTGAGCACGCGCGCATTGGCCAACAGCGAAGAGGCCCGCGTCTGGCACTGGTTGGCGCGGGCGTTCTACGACCATCACATCATGATCAAGCTGCCGGTCACGCGCTTCACGCTTCCGCGCGATCGTGAACAAAGCATGAACTGGTACAAGCTGCTGGGCAGTGTTTACTGCACTTTCACCGTGTGCCGTCCGGACGGGCGCGTGATCGGCTGCCTGGATGTGCCAGGGAGTGCGGGACTGCCGCGCAGCACCCGCACGCTCAAGCATTCACTGCTCACCCAATGCGGACTCCCCTACTGGGTCGTGCGCTCCAACAGCCTGCCCACCGTCGCGGAAATTCGCGCGGAGTTCCTGGGCGAATCGGCCTTGAACCACTCGGGGCGCGAGCGCGAAATGGAAGAGCGTGCCATCGTCGCCGCACAAGCCAATCTGCGCACCGCCCTGACCCGCCAACGCAACAACCGACACAGCGACTTCGGTCCCTTGTCGAACTGGCCCAACAGCACCACAGGCGATCCTCGCAGCGACTTCAACTCCCAGTGGCAGGAAAACTCCTTCCTCATGCCACTGGACAGCCGCCGGGGCGATCTGCTCTGA
- a CDS encoding 16S rRNA pseudouridine(516) synthase yields the protein MQLQDILFTQGFGTRRICSGLVQQGLVFVGKDRTPCTDATEMFEEEGLAFEVQGESWAYHARAYLMLHKPAGFECSHKPGAHPSVYTLLPGPLRQRGGGAAAGVQAVGRLDHDTTGLLLLSDDGKFIHRMTSPRHHVPKVYEVGVKHPLEPTQLERLLAGVVLDDDPRPVRAQACEAPSALHLRMTLTEGKYHQVKRMVAAVGNRVESLHRSSMGSLVLGPELPPGQWRWLTSDEVQALTQKAGATIE from the coding sequence ATGCAACTGCAGGACATTCTTTTCACCCAGGGCTTTGGCACGCGCCGCATTTGCAGCGGCTTGGTGCAGCAAGGGTTGGTGTTCGTCGGGAAAGACAGAACGCCATGCACCGATGCGACCGAAATGTTTGAAGAAGAGGGACTTGCCTTTGAGGTGCAAGGCGAAAGCTGGGCGTACCACGCTCGGGCCTATCTCATGTTGCACAAACCCGCTGGTTTCGAGTGCTCGCACAAGCCCGGGGCGCATCCCAGCGTCTATACCTTGTTGCCCGGGCCGCTGCGGCAGCGCGGGGGCGGCGCCGCCGCCGGCGTGCAGGCGGTCGGTCGGCTGGACCACGACACCACGGGACTTCTGCTGCTGTCGGACGATGGTAAGTTCATCCACCGCATGACGTCTCCTCGTCACCATGTGCCCAAGGTGTACGAGGTCGGCGTCAAACACCCGCTGGAGCCGACGCAGCTCGAGCGTCTGTTGGCGGGCGTGGTGCTGGACGACGATCCCCGGCCGGTGCGGGCCCAGGCTTGTGAAGCGCCGAGTGCTCTGCATTTGCGGATGACGCTGACCGAAGGCAAGTACCACCAGGTCAAGCGCATGGTGGCCGCGGTGGGCAATCGGGTCGAGTCGCTGCACCGATCGTCCATGGGCAGCCTCGTGCTGGGCCCCGAACTTCCGCCCGGGCAATGGCGTTGGCTGACCTCGGATGAAGTGCAGGCCTTGACGCAGAAAGCGGGCGCGACGATCGAGTAG
- the gph gene encoding phosphoglycolate phosphatase (PGP is an essential enzyme in the glycolate salvage pathway in higher organisms (photorespiration in plants). Phosphoglycolate results from the oxidase activity of RubisCO in the Calvin cycle when concentrations of carbon dioxide are low relative to oxygen. This enzyme is a member of the Haloacid Dehalogenase (HAD) superfamily of aspartate-nucleophile hydrolase enzymes (PF00702).): protein MTWTCEGIRAVLFDLDGTLIDSAPDLGAAVDAMRVRRGLASLPLDHYRPFTGSGARGMLRAAFDVASEDDGYDLLKEEFFTEYASCLTQRTLPFDEVVDMLDLLVAVGMPWGVVTNKAERFTAPIARSMALFKTAAVVISGDTTPHAKPHPQPLLEAARRMGLPPHACAYVGDDERDIRAGKAAGMRTVAACYGYLGAGADVATWGADAMVSSPMQVLKLLELP from the coding sequence ATGACCTGGACGTGTGAGGGCATTCGCGCCGTTCTGTTTGATCTGGATGGCACCCTGATCGACAGTGCGCCCGATCTCGGTGCCGCGGTCGACGCCATGCGTGTGCGTCGAGGCTTGGCGTCCCTCCCGCTGGATCACTACAGGCCCTTTACCGGATCTGGTGCGCGCGGCATGTTGCGCGCGGCATTCGATGTCGCATCAGAAGACGATGGGTACGATCTGCTCAAGGAGGAATTCTTCACCGAGTACGCCAGTTGCCTTACGCAGCGCACGCTGCCATTCGATGAAGTCGTGGACATGCTGGACTTGCTGGTTGCGGTAGGGATGCCCTGGGGTGTCGTCACCAACAAGGCAGAGCGGTTCACTGCGCCGATTGCCCGCTCGATGGCACTCTTCAAGACCGCTGCCGTTGTCATCAGCGGCGATACGACGCCCCACGCGAAGCCTCATCCACAACCGCTGCTGGAGGCGGCCCGCAGAATGGGGTTGCCGCCGCATGCCTGTGCGTATGTGGGGGATGACGAACGCGACATTCGGGCGGGCAAAGCCGCCGGCATGCGCACGGTCGCCGCCTGTTACGGATACCTGGGTGCAGGAGCGGATGTGGCGACATGGGGTGCGGATGCCATGGTTTCTTCTCCGATGCAGGTCTTGAAATTGTTGGAACTGCCTTAA
- the ubiG gene encoding bifunctional 2-polyprenyl-6-hydroxyphenol methylase/3-demethylubiquinol 3-O-methyltransferase UbiG: MNPTLNADPAELAKFSDLAHRWWDPESEFRPLHQINPLRLNWIDGLASLAGKDVLDVGCGGGILSDSMARKGARVVGIDLASKALRVAQLHALEANTPDVRYEEISAEAMALAQPGAFDVVTCMEMLEHVPDPASVVQACSTLVKPGGWVFLSTLNRNPKAFLFAVLGAEYVLQLLPKGTHEYAKFIRPSELAGYCRAANLDLECTRGMEYNPVTQRYWLSGDTSVNYLFATRKP, translated from the coding sequence ATGAACCCGACGCTCAATGCCGATCCGGCCGAATTGGCCAAGTTTTCCGATCTAGCCCATCGTTGGTGGGATCCCGAGAGCGAATTCCGTCCATTGCATCAAATCAACCCATTGCGATTGAACTGGATCGACGGACTTGCCAGTCTGGCGGGCAAAGATGTTTTGGACGTCGGCTGTGGCGGCGGCATTCTTTCCGACTCGATGGCGCGAAAAGGTGCTCGGGTGGTGGGTATCGATTTGGCCAGCAAGGCCCTGAGAGTGGCCCAGTTGCATGCCTTGGAGGCGAACACCCCGGACGTGCGATACGAGGAGATCAGTGCGGAGGCGATGGCGCTGGCCCAGCCTGGGGCTTTTGACGTCGTCACCTGCATGGAGATGTTGGAGCATGTGCCGGACCCCGCCTCCGTGGTGCAAGCCTGTTCGACATTGGTCAAGCCTGGGGGGTGGGTGTTCCTGTCGACCCTCAACCGCAATCCGAAGGCCTTCTTGTTTGCGGTGCTGGGCGCGGAGTACGTGCTCCAGCTGCTGCCCAAAGGCACGCACGAGTACGCCAAGTTCATTCGTCCGAGCGAATTGGCTGGCTATTGTCGGGCTGCGAACCTGGACCTCGAGTGCACCCGTGGCATGGAATACAACCCGGTCACACAGCGCTATTGGTTGAGTGGCGATACCAGCGTGAATTACTTGTTTGCCACGCGCAAGCCATGA
- the ompA gene encoding outer membrane protein OmpA codes for MKKLNKVAMLLATAAMATAAGAQTIDNWRNGTSELVWKNGTNELCWRDANWTPATAAKGCDGAIVPVAAPAPAAPAPAPAPAAAPARAPAPAPAPAPVASKVTYAADAFFDFDKAVLKPEGKAKLDDLAGKVSGIALEVVIAVGHTDSTGAATYNQKLSVRRAEAVKAYLVSKGIESNRIYTEGKGLTQPVADNKTKEGRAKNRRVEVEVVGTRKN; via the coding sequence ATGAAAAAACTCAACAAAGTGGCAATGCTGTTGGCAACCGCCGCCATGGCGACCGCCGCTGGCGCTCAAACGATCGACAACTGGCGCAATGGCACCAGCGAGTTGGTCTGGAAAAACGGCACCAACGAACTCTGCTGGCGCGATGCCAACTGGACGCCTGCGACGGCCGCAAAAGGTTGCGACGGCGCCATCGTTCCGGTGGCAGCTCCGGCTCCCGCTGCCCCCGCGCCGGCTCCTGCTCCTGCAGCGGCTCCGGCTCGTGCCCCCGCACCAGCACCTGCGCCTGCCCCAGTTGCTTCGAAGGTCACCTACGCTGCTGACGCTTTCTTCGATTTCGACAAAGCCGTGCTGAAGCCTGAAGGCAAAGCCAAGCTGGACGATCTGGCTGGTAAGGTGTCCGGCATTGCACTTGAAGTGGTGATTGCGGTGGGCCACACCGACTCCACTGGTGCTGCCACCTACAACCAGAAGCTGTCGGTCCGCCGCGCTGAAGCCGTGAAGGCCTATCTGGTGAGCAAGGGCATTGAAAGCAACCGCATCTACACCGAAGGCAAGGGCCTGACCCAGCCTGTGGCGGACAACAAGACCAAGGAAGGTCGTGCAAAGAACCGCCGCGTGGAAGTTGAAGTGGTGGGTACCCGCAAGAACTGA
- the gyrA gene encoding DNA gyrase subunit A, with translation MTQFAKETLPISLEEEMRRSYLDYAMSVIVGRALPDARDGLKPVHRRVLFAMHELNNDWNRPYKKSARIVGDVIGKYHPHGDSAVYDTIVRMAQDFSLRHMLVDGQGNFGSVDGDNAAAMRYTEIRLSKIAHEMLGDIDKETVNFGPNYDGSEKEPLVLPSRLPNLLVNGSAGIAVGMATNIPPHNLNEVVDACLHLLKSPQASIDDLMEIIPAPDFPTAGIIYGISGVKDGYRTGRGRVVMRAKCHFEDIDRGQRQAIIVDELPYQVNKKTLQERIAELVHEKKIEGISHIQDESDKSGMRLVIELKRGEVPEVVLNNLYKQTQLQDTFGINMVALVDGQPRLCNLKDLIQVFLEHRREVVTRRTVFNLRKARERGHVLEGLAVALANIDDFIRIIRESPTPPVAKAELMSRPWDSQLVREMLTRTRADGGVINADDYRPDGLEKAFGMGGDGLYRLSETQAQEILQMRLQRLTGLEQDKIVAEYKEVMGEIDDLLDILAKPERVSTIIGDELTIVKQEFGQTKLGARRSEIEHNAQDLATEDLITPTDMVVTLSHSGYIKSQPLSEYRSQKRGGRGKQATATKEDDWIDQLFIANTHDYILCFSNRGRLYWLKVWEVPAGSRGSRGRPIVNMFPLQEGEKINVVLPLTGEMRAFPADRYVFMSTSMGTVKKTALDEFSNPRKAGIIAVDLDEGDFLVGAALTDGAHDVMLFSDGGKAVRFDENDVRPMGRNARGVRGMMIEDGQSVIAMLVAEDEEQSVLTATINGYGKRTPIAEYTRHGRGTKGMIAIQQSERNGKVVAATLVHNDDEIMLITDKGVLVRTRVSEIREMGRATQGVTLIALDEGAELSGLQRIVENDANAPDVGEGDDTGEADAPGTAA, from the coding sequence ATGACACAGTTTGCCAAAGAGACCCTGCCTATCAGCCTTGAAGAGGAGATGCGGCGAAGCTACCTCGACTACGCAATGAGCGTGATCGTCGGCCGTGCGCTGCCCGACGCGCGCGACGGACTCAAGCCCGTGCATCGGCGGGTGCTGTTTGCCATGCATGAGCTGAACAACGATTGGAACAGGCCCTATAAAAAGTCTGCACGTATCGTGGGTGATGTGATTGGTAAGTACCACCCGCACGGCGACAGCGCGGTCTACGACACGATCGTCCGCATGGCGCAGGATTTCTCGCTGCGCCACATGCTGGTCGATGGACAGGGCAATTTCGGGTCGGTCGACGGCGACAACGCTGCCGCCATGCGCTACACGGAAATCCGGCTATCCAAGATCGCCCACGAGATGCTGGGCGACATTGACAAGGAGACCGTCAATTTCGGCCCGAACTACGACGGCTCGGAGAAAGAGCCGCTGGTGCTGCCCTCGAGGCTGCCCAATCTGCTCGTCAACGGTTCAGCCGGCATCGCGGTCGGTATGGCGACCAACATTCCGCCGCACAACCTGAACGAAGTGGTCGACGCCTGCCTGCACTTGCTCAAAAGTCCGCAAGCCTCGATCGACGATCTCATGGAGATCATCCCGGCGCCCGACTTTCCCACCGCCGGCATCATCTATGGCATCAGCGGCGTCAAGGACGGATACCGCACGGGGCGTGGCCGTGTCGTCATGCGCGCCAAATGCCATTTCGAGGACATCGACCGAGGCCAGCGCCAAGCCATCATTGTCGACGAGTTGCCCTACCAGGTGAACAAGAAAACGCTGCAGGAGCGTATTGCCGAGCTGGTGCACGAAAAGAAGATCGAGGGCATCAGCCACATTCAAGACGAGTCGGACAAATCGGGCATGCGCCTGGTGATCGAACTCAAGCGTGGCGAAGTACCGGAGGTGGTGCTCAACAACCTGTACAAGCAAACGCAACTGCAGGACACCTTCGGCATCAACATGGTGGCCCTGGTGGATGGCCAGCCTCGCCTGTGCAACCTGAAAGACTTGATCCAGGTGTTCCTGGAGCACCGCCGCGAGGTGGTGACCCGCCGCACCGTTTTCAACCTACGCAAGGCACGCGAGCGTGGCCACGTGCTGGAAGGCCTGGCCGTCGCGCTGGCCAACATCGACGATTTCATCCGCATCATCCGCGAGTCGCCCACGCCACCGGTGGCGAAAGCCGAACTCATGTCCCGGCCCTGGGACAGCCAGCTGGTGCGCGAAATGCTCACCCGAACGCGCGCCGACGGCGGTGTGATCAATGCCGACGACTACCGCCCGGACGGATTGGAAAAAGCCTTTGGCATGGGCGGCGACGGTCTGTACCGCCTCTCCGAAACCCAGGCGCAGGAGATTTTGCAGATGCGTCTGCAACGCCTGACGGGGCTGGAGCAGGACAAGATCGTCGCGGAATACAAGGAGGTCATGGGCGAGATCGACGATCTGCTGGACATACTCGCCAAGCCAGAACGTGTGTCGACCATCATCGGCGACGAGCTGACGATCGTGAAGCAGGAGTTCGGCCAGACCAAGCTGGGCGCGCGCCGAAGCGAGATCGAGCACAACGCGCAGGACTTGGCCACCGAAGACCTGATCACCCCCACCGACATGGTCGTGACACTCAGCCACAGCGGCTACATCAAGAGCCAGCCCCTGTCGGAGTACCGATCGCAAAAGCGCGGTGGGCGTGGCAAGCAGGCCACCGCCACCAAGGAAGACGACTGGATCGACCAGCTCTTCATTGCCAACACGCACGACTACATCCTGTGCTTCTCCAACCGCGGGCGGCTGTATTGGCTCAAGGTATGGGAGGTGCCAGCGGGTTCGCGCGGCTCGCGCGGTCGTCCGATCGTGAACATGTTCCCCTTGCAAGAAGGTGAAAAGATCAACGTGGTCCTGCCTCTGACGGGGGAGATGCGCGCATTCCCGGCCGATCGCTATGTGTTCATGTCCACCAGCATGGGCACGGTCAAGAAGACGGCGCTGGACGAGTTCAGCAATCCGCGCAAGGCCGGCATCATCGCGGTGGACCTGGACGAAGGAGACTTCCTGGTCGGTGCCGCGCTGACCGACGGTGCGCACGATGTCATGTTGTTCAGCGATGGCGGCAAGGCGGTGCGGTTCGACGAGAACGACGTTCGACCGATGGGCCGCAATGCGCGCGGCGTGCGCGGCATGATGATCGAAGACGGTCAAAGCGTGATCGCCATGCTGGTGGCCGAAGACGAGGAGCAAAGCGTCCTGACCGCCACCATCAACGGTTATGGCAAGCGCACGCCCATCGCCGAATACACCCGCCACGGCCGCGGCACCAAGGGGATGATCGCGATCCAGCAAAGCGAACGCAACGGCAAGGTGGTGGCGGCCACGCTGGTGCACAACGACGACGAGATCATGCTGATCACCGACAAGGGCGTGCTGGTGCGCACCCGTGTGTCGGAGATTCGCGAAATGGGTCGGGCCACGCAGGGTGTCACGCTGATCGCGCTGGACGAAGGCGCCGAGCTTTCGGGCTTGCAGCGGATTGTGGAAAACGATGCCAACGCACCGGACGTGGGTGAAGGCGACGACACGGGCGAAGCCGACGCGCCGGGCACCGCAGCGTGA
- the serC gene encoding 3-phosphoserine/phosphohydroxythreonine transaminase: MARPYNFSAGPAAMPAEVLQQAASEMLDWHGSGMSVMEMSHRGQEFGAILESAERDFRELLAVPDHFRILFMQGGGLAENAIVPLNLSRGETVDFVVTGSWSQKSFKEAGRYCAARIAASNADDGHTTLPEPASWQLSSNAQYVHLCSNETINGIEVHELPDLKSLGSNAPLVIDFSSHVASRSVDWSRVGLAFGGAQKNLGPAGLTLVVVREDLLGHALKICPSAFDYKTVAENHSMYNTPPTFAIYMAGLTFQWLKRQTEGGLTGIAAMEARNIAKADLLYNYIDRSAFYVNKVAANCRSRMNVPFFLRDESRNQAFLTGAKAAGLLQLKGHKSVGGMRASIYNAIPLEGVQALVAYMRDFEKQHA; encoded by the coding sequence ATGGCGCGACCCTACAACTTCTCCGCAGGTCCGGCGGCGATGCCGGCCGAGGTGTTGCAGCAAGCCGCTTCCGAGATGCTGGACTGGCACGGCAGCGGCATGAGCGTGATGGAAATGAGCCACCGTGGCCAGGAGTTCGGCGCCATCCTGGAGTCGGCAGAGCGGGACTTTCGCGAGCTCCTCGCGGTGCCCGATCATTTCCGCATCCTTTTCATGCAGGGTGGCGGCTTGGCGGAAAACGCGATCGTGCCCTTGAACCTGTCGCGCGGCGAAACGGTGGACTTCGTGGTCACCGGCAGTTGGAGCCAGAAATCCTTCAAGGAAGCAGGCCGCTACTGTGCGGCACGCATCGCCGCCAGCAACGCGGATGACGGGCACACCACGCTTCCCGAACCGGCCTCCTGGCAGCTGTCCAGCAACGCGCAGTATGTCCACCTATGCAGCAACGAAACCATCAACGGCATCGAGGTGCACGAACTGCCCGATCTCAAGTCGCTCGGCTCCAACGCGCCTCTGGTGATCGATTTTTCATCGCATGTGGCCTCGCGTTCGGTGGATTGGTCGCGCGTGGGTCTGGCCTTCGGGGGGGCCCAGAAAAACCTGGGGCCAGCCGGCCTCACGCTGGTGGTCGTGCGCGAAGACCTGCTGGGACATGCTTTGAAAATCTGCCCCAGCGCGTTCGACTACAAGACCGTGGCCGAAAACCACTCGATGTACAACACGCCTCCCACGTTCGCGATCTACATGGCCGGGCTGACGTTCCAATGGCTCAAGCGCCAGACCGAAGGTGGGCTGACCGGCATTGCGGCCATGGAGGCACGCAACATCGCCAAGGCAGACCTGCTCTACAACTACATTGACCGATCGGCGTTCTACGTCAACAAGGTGGCCGCCAACTGCCGCTCGCGCATGAACGTGCCTTTCTTCCTGCGCGACGAGTCGCGCAACCAGGCGTTCCTGACCGGAGCGAAGGCCGCGGGTCTTCTGCAGCTCAAGGGTCACAAGTCGGTCGGTGGCATGCGCGCCAGCATCTACAACGCCATACCCCTTGAAGGTGTGCAAGCGCTCGTGGCCTACATGCGCGACTTCGAAAAACAACACGCTTGA
- the pheA gene encoding prephenate dehydratase, which produces MTEPSQSAPLADLRVRIDALDQQLLTLLNERAHVAEQVGDIKRAEGSPFFRPDRVAQVIEKIQGANKGPLLNQHVASIWREIMSACLALEAPQRVAVLGPQGTFCEEAAIEFFGSAANLIHCANFDEVFHATAAGTAQYGVVGMENSTEGVVARSLDLFLRSPVHVVGEVSLLIRHNLLRQVNNLENVEVVMAHPQALAQCQNWLTQHLPQAERRAVSSNAEGARLAATNPRWAGIASERAAAQFGLHIVSHAIQDEAYNRTRFAVIALPQTMAMPPASGRDCTSLVVSVPNRPGAVHDLLVPLKNNGVSMTRFESRPAKSGQWEYYFYIDLAGHPSQPHVAAALKELQGLCAFYKVLGAYPVGE; this is translated from the coding sequence ATGACCGAACCTTCACAGTCAGCCCCCCTCGCCGACCTTCGTGTCCGGATCGATGCGCTGGATCAGCAATTGCTCACCCTGCTCAACGAGCGCGCGCACGTGGCCGAGCAAGTCGGCGACATCAAGCGCGCAGAAGGCTCGCCCTTCTTCCGACCGGATCGCGTGGCCCAGGTCATCGAGAAGATTCAGGGTGCCAACAAGGGCCCTCTTCTCAACCAGCACGTGGCGTCCATCTGGCGCGAGATCATGTCGGCCTGCCTGGCGCTTGAGGCGCCCCAACGCGTCGCGGTGCTCGGCCCTCAAGGCACCTTCTGCGAAGAAGCGGCGATCGAGTTCTTTGGCAGCGCGGCCAATCTGATCCACTGCGCCAACTTCGACGAAGTCTTCCACGCCACCGCCGCCGGGACCGCGCAGTACGGCGTGGTGGGCATGGAAAACTCCACCGAAGGGGTGGTGGCACGCTCCCTCGACCTGTTCCTGCGATCGCCCGTGCATGTGGTGGGTGAGGTCAGCCTGCTGATCCGCCACAACCTGCTGCGCCAGGTGAACAACCTCGAGAACGTTGAAGTGGTCATGGCGCACCCACAGGCGTTGGCGCAATGCCAGAACTGGCTCACGCAGCACCTGCCCCAGGCCGAGCGCCGCGCGGTGTCCAGCAATGCCGAAGGCGCGCGCCTGGCCGCCACCAACCCTCGGTGGGCGGGTATCGCCAGCGAGCGCGCGGCCGCGCAGTTCGGGCTGCACATCGTCTCCCATGCCATCCAGGACGAGGCATACAACCGCACGCGTTTTGCCGTCATCGCCCTGCCGCAGACGATGGCGATGCCACCGGCTTCCGGCCGCGATTGCACGAGCCTGGTCGTCTCGGTCCCCAACCGCCCCGGCGCCGTACACGACCTGCTGGTGCCGCTCAAGAACAACGGCGTTTCGATGACGCGCTTCGAATCGCGCCCCGCCAAGTCCGGGCAATGGGAGTACTACTTCTACATCGACCTGGCCGGCCACCCATCTCAACCCCATGTGGCGGCCGCTCTGAAAGAGCTGCAGGGACTGTGTGCGTTCTACAAGGTGCTGGGTGCCTACCCGGTGGGCGAATGA
- a CDS encoding prephenate dehydrogenase, which produces MFEQLGLIGCGLMGGSFALALKRAGLVKRVVGYSKSPSTTERARQLGVIDVEAPSALLAVSGADLVLLAVPVAATEATFKAIRHLVRGNVLIMDVGSTKRDVIDAARRVLKDQVGVFVPAHPITGKEVAGVEHADADLYQGRQVILTPIERTLTANLEKAEQLWTALGCHVKQMSPEAHDAAFAAVSHLPHMVAFALMNAIQGQSTGAEFLSLAGPGFRDFTRIAASDPTMWRDVLMSNREELLAQSRHFQRALHALETAISAGNPDALEALIEQASGARARWRMTAIKPRS; this is translated from the coding sequence ATGTTTGAACAATTGGGCCTGATCGGCTGCGGCCTGATGGGCGGCTCCTTCGCCCTGGCCCTCAAGCGGGCCGGACTGGTCAAGCGGGTGGTCGGTTACAGCAAGTCACCCTCCACCACCGAACGGGCACGCCAACTCGGCGTGATCGACGTCGAGGCGCCGTCCGCACTGCTCGCGGTGTCGGGTGCCGATCTGGTCTTGCTCGCCGTACCGGTCGCCGCCACGGAGGCCACCTTCAAGGCCATACGCCATCTGGTGCGCGGCAATGTGCTGATCATGGACGTCGGCTCCACCAAACGCGACGTGATCGACGCGGCCCGCCGCGTCCTCAAGGATCAGGTCGGCGTGTTCGTTCCCGCGCATCCGATCACGGGCAAGGAAGTGGCCGGCGTCGAGCACGCCGATGCCGATCTCTACCAGGGCCGGCAGGTGATCCTGACGCCCATCGAGCGCACCTTGACGGCCAACCTGGAGAAGGCCGAGCAACTCTGGACGGCGCTGGGGTGCCACGTCAAGCAGATGTCGCCCGAGGCGCACGACGCGGCCTTCGCAGCGGTCAGCCACTTGCCGCACATGGTGGCCTTCGCGCTGATGAACGCCATCCAGGGCCAAAGCACCGGGGCGGAGTTCCTCTCATTGGCCGGGCCAGGCTTCCGCGATTTCACACGCATCGCGGCCAGCGATCCCACGATGTGGCGCGACGTGCTCATGTCCAACCGCGAAGAGCTGCTGGCCCAATCGCGGCATTTCCAGCGCGCCCTTCATGCCCTGGAGACCGCCATCAGCGCGGGCAATCCCGACGCGCTGGAGGCGTTGATCGAACAGGCCAGCGGCGCGCGCGCGCGCTGGCGCATGACCGCCATCAAGCCCAGAAGCTGA